A genome region from Camelus ferus isolate YT-003-E chromosome 25, BCGSAC_Cfer_1.0, whole genome shotgun sequence includes the following:
- the MYC gene encoding myc proto-oncogene protein, translating to MPLNVSFTNRNYDLDYDSVQPYFYCDEEENFYQQQQQSELQPPAPSEDIWKKFELLPTPPLSPSRRSGLCSPSYVAVASFSPRGDDDGGGGFSTADQLEMVTELLGGDMVNQSFICDPDDETFIKNIIIQDCMWSGFSAAAKLVSEKLASYQAARKDSSSPSPARGHGGCSTSSLYLQDLSAAASECIDPSVVFPYPLNDSSSPKPCASPDSTAFSPSSDSLLSSAESSPRASPEPLALHEETPPTTSSDSEEEQEDEEEIDVVSVEKRQPPAKRSESGSPSAGGHSKPPHSPLVLKRCHVSTHQHNYAAPPSTRKDYPAAKRAKLDNGRVLKQISNNRKCASPRSSDTEENDKRRTHNVLERQRRNELKRSFFALRDQIPELENNEKAPKVVILKKATAYILSIQAEEQKLISEKDVLRKRREQLKLKLEQLRNSCA from the exons ATGCCCCTCAATGTCAGCTTCACCAACAGGAACTATGACCTCGACTATGACTCGGTGCAGCCGTATTTCTACTGCGACGAGGAGGAGAACTTctaccagcagcagcagcagagcgaGCTGCAGCCGCCGGCGCCCAGCGAGGATATCTGGAAGAAATTCGAGCTGCTGCCCACCCCGCCCCTGTCCCCAAGCCGCCGCTCCGGGCTCTGCTCTCCCTCCTACGTTGCGGTCGCGTCCTTCTCCCCCAGGGGAGACGACGACGGCGGCGGCGGCTTTTCCACTGCTGACCAGTTGGAGATGGTGACCGAGCTGCTGGGAGGAGATATGGTGAACCAGAGCTTCATATGCGACCCGGACGACGAGACCTTCATCAAAAATATCATCATCCAGGACTGTATGTGGAGCGGCTTCTCGGCCGCCGCCAAGCTCGTCTCCGAGAAGCTGGCCTCCTACCAGGCTGCGCGCAAAGACAGCAGCAGCCCGAGCCCCGCCCGTGGGCACGGCGGGTGCTCCACCTCCAGCCTGTACCTGCAGGACCTAAGCGCCGCCGCCTCCGAATGCATCGACCCCTCCGTGGTCTTCCCCTACCCGCTCAACGACAGCAGTTCGCCCAAGCCCTGCGCCTCCCCGGACTCCACCGCCTTCTCCCCGTCCTCGGACTCTCTGCTCTCCTCCGCCGAGTCGTCCCCGCGGGCCAGTCCCGAGCCCCTGGCGCTCCACGAGGAGACACCACCCACCACCAGCAGCGACTCTG aggaagaacaagaggatgaggaagaaatTGATGTTGTTTCTGTAGAGAAGAGGCAGCCCCCTGCCAAAAGGTCGGAATCGGGGTCACCTTCTGCCGGAGGCCACAGCAAACCTCCTCACAGCCCATTGGTCCTTAAGAGATGCCATGTGTCCACCCATCAGCACAATTATGCAGCGCCACCCTCCACCAGGAAGGACTATCCTGCTGCCAAGAGGGCTAAGTTGGACAATGGCAGGGTCCTGAAACAGATcagcaacaacagaaaatgtGCCAGCCCCAGGTCTTCGGACACGGAGGAGAATGACAAGAGGCGGACACACAACGTCTTGGAGCGCCAGAGGAGGAACGAGCTGAAACGCAGCTTTTTTGCCCTTCGTGACCAGATCCCGGAGTTGGAGAACAATGAAAAAGCCCCCAAGGTAGTTATCCTTAAAAAAGCCACAGCCTACATCTTGTCCATCCAAGCAGAGGAGCAAAAGCTCATTTCAGAAAAAGACGTGTTGCGGAAGAGGCGAGAACAGTTGAAACTCAAACTTGAACAGCTACGGAACTCTTGTGCATAA